A window of Ignavibacterium sp. contains these coding sequences:
- a CDS encoding response regulator, whose translation MKKLLIVEDDTLTQQLYMVYFRKSGIEPYITDNGEELFTILKRENIGLILMDINLTNTYFRGEKMDGIKLSRLIKSDSETKSIPIIIATGFSSLNQNDSLVRQTQADELIVKPITNFKSFIQKVNSYLIH comes from the coding sequence ATGAAAAAGTTGCTCATTGTTGAAGACGATACTCTCACTCAGCAATTATATATGGTCTATTTCAGAAAGTCAGGTATTGAACCTTATATAACCGACAATGGTGAAGAACTTTTCACAATACTCAAGAGAGAAAATATTGGTTTAATTTTAATGGATATAAATCTGACAAATACTTATTTTAGAGGCGAGAAAATGGATGGGATAAAGCTGAGTCGGTTGATTAAGTCTGATTCTGAAACTAAAAGTATTCCAATTATTATTGCAACAGGATTTTCTTCCCTTAATCAGAACGATTCCCTTGTTAGACAAACTCAAGCCGATGAGCTGATTGTTAAACCGATTACTAACTTTAAATCATTTATTCAAAAAGTAAATAGTTATCTGATACATTGA